In Syntrophorhabdaceae bacterium, a single genomic region encodes these proteins:
- a CDS encoding sterol desaturase family protein: MNHLILDYELPLRLVPFAGILVGMALWESLSPRRPTFTPKWTRWIRNLGMVVIDSMILRLVIPVTAISVASSAVAHGWGLFNIIGLSGWIAIALGVVVLDLAIYGQHVMFHVIPIFWRLHKVHHTDLDVDVTTGVRFHPAEVILSMGIKMGVVLLLGAPVPAVLLFEMLLNGTSMFNHGNVHLWIGFDRWLRFLIVTPDMHRVHHSVIIRETNSNFGFNLPWWDRLFGTYRAQPAAGHDRMVIGIARYRDPKSLTLVRLLALPLLTET; the protein is encoded by the coding sequence ATGAACCATTTGATTCTCGATTATGAGTTGCCTCTCAGGCTCGTCCCCTTCGCTGGCATTCTTGTGGGAATGGCGCTTTGGGAAAGTCTGTCGCCTCGAAGGCCCACCTTCACTCCGAAATGGACGCGGTGGATCAGAAATCTCGGCATGGTCGTGATCGATTCCATGATTTTGCGCCTGGTGATTCCCGTAACCGCCATATCAGTCGCATCGTCTGCTGTCGCCCATGGATGGGGTCTCTTCAATATTATCGGTCTGTCGGGCTGGATCGCTATTGCTCTCGGCGTTGTTGTCCTCGACCTCGCCATATACGGCCAACATGTGATGTTCCATGTGATACCAATCTTTTGGCGCCTCCACAAGGTGCACCATACGGATCTCGATGTCGATGTCACGACAGGCGTTCGTTTCCACCCGGCAGAGGTGATCCTGTCCATGGGTATAAAAATGGGGGTCGTGCTCCTTCTGGGCGCACCCGTGCCTGCTGTTCTCTTATTCGAGATGCTTCTCAACGGCACGAGCATGTTCAACCACGGCAATGTCCACCTATGGATCGGCTTCGATCGATGGCTCAGGTTTCTCATTGTTACACCGGATATGCACAGGGTCCACCATTCCGTTATCATCCGAGAGACGAACAGCAATTTCGGTTTTAACTTGCCCTGGTGGGACAGGTTGTTTGGCACCTACCGAGCGCAGCCCGCCGCGGGGCATGACCGCATGGTTATCGGGATCGCACGATATCGCGACCCCAAGAGC
- a CDS encoding CGGC domain-containing protein yields the protein MKVGIIRCRQTEDMCPGTTDFKVTASGTCAFEETGPVEIVGFVSCGGCPGKRAISRAKMLVDRGAEAVVFASCMRKGNPIGFPCPHFSNIKAAVEKKLGPEIKMIDWTH from the coding sequence ATGAAAGTAGGGATTATTCGATGTCGTCAAACCGAGGACATGTGTCCTGGCACTACGGACTTCAAGGTTACTGCTTCAGGCACGTGTGCATTTGAAGAGACCGGACCCGTCGAAATCGTCGGTTTCGTGTCATGCGGTGGCTGTCCCGGTAAAAGAGCTATATCCAGAGCCAAAATGCTCGTTGACCGGGGCGCGGAGGCAGTCGTTTTTGCGTCCTGCATGAGGAAAGGCAACCCAATCGGCTTTCCCTGCCCTCATTTCTCCAACATCAAGGCAGCTGTCGAGAAAAAGCTGGGACCGGAGATCAAGATGATCGACTGGACACACTGA